TCGATAGGGTGCCGTCGGGGGAGATCCGGTACACCGCATTCTGATCCGGGGCGGCGGCGTAGAGGTTGCCGGCGGAGTCGAGTGCCGTGTCGGTATAGCGCACCTGCCACTCGGTGGCTGCCACCGTCTTGGGCGCGAGGGCTCCGGCCACCGTCCGGATGGCGTAGGCGGCCGCGAAGGCCTCGCCGGTCGTGATCGGCTGGCCGTTGACCGTCACGGTGATGGGGCCGTTGGTGGCCCCCGCGGGGACCTCGACCTGGAGGCGGGTCGCGGTGGCGGTCTTGATCGTGCCGGCCACCCCGTTGAACTCGATCAGGTTGTTGGTCCGGATCTTGCCGTCGAAGCCCGTCCCCGTCAGGGTGACGAGCGTTCCGGGCGCGCCCTTGCGGGGGGTGAAGTCGCTGATCTCGGGCAGGACCGAGAAGTTGGGCCCGAGGACGCTCAGGTTACCGACCTGCAGGGAGGTCGGTCCCGACGTCGCCCCGGCCGGGACGCTCGTCGTCAGGCCGGTCACGGTTGCGCTCGTGGGGACGGCGGTCTCGCCGTTGAACTTGAGGACGTTGCCGGCGGCGATCGGGCTGAAGCCCGTGCCGCTCACGCTCACGCCCGCGGCGATCTTGGCCTGGGCCGGGGTGAAGGAGGTGACGGAAGGAGCCACGTTGAGCCGGGTCCAGTGGGTCTGGGCGCCGTCTTGGGTCCGCCCGACGTTGGCGATCGGGTCCTGGCCATCCGAGAGGATGCTCTCGACCAGGCCCAGGAGGGCGGCGTGGTCATCTGCCGAAAGGCCGCTGACCGGCTGGTACGCCGGGGTGTCCCCTCCGGTCACGGCGCCGATCAAGGACGAGAAGTCGAAGGCGTCCGGGGCGCCGTTGACGAGCCCCGCCCCGATGGCGAGGGCGGTGGTCGAAGGGCTGATCACCGTGCCGCCGCCGGGAGTGGCGCTGGTGATGCTGGTCCAGCCGGCACTGTACTTGGCGATGGTGCGCACGCGCACGGCATGGCTTCCGGGCTGGTTTGCGTTCAGACCCTTGAGCGCTTCGAGGAAGTAGGTCGCCGTGGGGTCGGCCACGTAGCCGTTGGAGAAGGTGAGGACGAAGTCGCCGTTCGCGTTCGTCAGGGCCGTCGAGACGGTCTGGTTGGTGCCGGTGTTGATCAGCGAGACGGTCGCGCCGCCGGCGACATCCGCCAGGCTGGTCAGCGTCGAGCGCTGGGCGAAGGTCACGCGGCCGGAGAGGGGAGGGGCCGGCTTGCGAACGGCACTGCCCTCGACCACGCCCTGCCCCGGCTGGTTGAGGGTCGGAAGCCCGCTCGGAAAGCGGCAACCGACCATGGTGACCGTGGTGAGGAGAGTCAAGGTGAGACTCAGCTTGCGCATGAAGGTGCTCCTATGGGTGCGAGATGGATCCCGCGAGGGGGATTTCGAGGATCGACAGCTCCAGGCTCTGGGTGGCGGGGGGGCTGCCAGCCACGACGATTTCGGCCGAGCTTGTCGCCAGTGCTTGGTTCGCGGCGTCGTAGGCCTGGGCCTCGAAGCGGTAGGTCGTGTTGCCGTGCAGGTCAGCCAGGGGGACGACCTGGGGCAGGTCGTCCCGGCGGATCGAGGCGCTCGCGCCCGGCACCGCGACCTCCGCACTGTCGTCTCGCCTGAATAGCGCCGTCTCGACGCGGTCCACCCGCTGGACGGCCCCCGAGAGGCGCAGCGTCACGCTCGTCTGGGTCTTGTAGGCCGGGGTCTCGTCCTCCGGCTGATCGGTGGTCCCGGGCTTCACGGCATCGCCGCTCGGTTGATTGGAGATTCCGGGCTTCACGGTGTCGCCGCCGACGGATGGGCAGCCCGTGAGCAGCACCACTCCCGCCAGCGCGATGAGAATGAATCGCGACATGAGGTCTCCTACGCGAGGTACGTGTCTTTGAAATAGTAAGCATAGGGAGAGCGTGGGCGCGATGCTATGCACGATCAATCGATCGGATAGGATTATTTGTTGATGATCGGGGATGCGTCAGGCGTGATCCGGCGTGGCGCCCTCGGTTCGCCAGTTCTGCGGCGACGTTCCGAACGCCTGGCGGAACTGGCGGTGGAAGTAGTTCGGATCGGTATAGCCCAGCTCGGTGGCGATCCGCTGCGCCGACCAGCGGGAGGTGGTCAGTAGGCGCTGGGCCTCGTCCATCTTGTGGCTGAGGATCCATTGCTGAACGGTCTTGCCCGTCTTGAGACGCATGAGGTTGGTGAGGTACGAGGGGGAGTAGCCGGTGGCGGCTGCAACCTCGCGCAGGCCGATGCTCTCGCGGAAGTGGGCCTCCATGAAGTGGAAGGCCATGACCAGCGCCGGCTCGTCCGCGATCGCCTCGGCCACCGGAGGCGGCACACAAGGGCTCAACGCCGGCGCGACAAGCTCGCGCCGGGGCTGTTGCTGGGCACGATGCGCGAGCGCGCGCTCGATCACCTCGTCGAGTTGATGAAAGTCGTGCAGGGGCTTCTGGAGGAAGTCGAAGCTGCGCCCTTCGCGCAGGGCCTCGATCGCATCGCCCATGGAGGCCTCGCCGGTCAGAAAGATGACCTGGACGATGGGGTCCCGGGCCTTCAGGGCCGAGAGAAGGTGCAGGCCGTCGCAGCGGGGCATCTTGAGGTCGGTCACCACGACGTCGAAGGCTTGCTGAGAGGCGATCTCCAGTGCCTCGAGCCCGTCCTGGGCCGCCGAGACCGCGTAGCCCCTCAGGGCGAGCCAGTCGCGCATCGTCAGGCGCAGGTCTTCGTCGTCCTCCACCACCAGGATCCTCGCGCGGTGCCGATCAGGGGCGGTTTCTAACTGCTTCTCCATACGCTATGCTTACCCTGGTTGCCCGCCTGCGTCACGGCGCACCGCTGAAATGGCTTCGCGCGAGGGAAATCGAGGATGATGAACGCTCTGCAACCGGACGGACGCCTTCGCACCGCATTGCGCAGCATCGGAGTCCTGCCCGCCGCTCTCTCTTTCGCCCTCGCTTGCTACGCCGTCCTCATGCTCGTGGCCGCCATCCCGTGGATCGATCGCCCTTTTCCCGGCTTCACGGTCCTCAGGGGGGAGAAGATCGACCTCCAGCTCCCCGATGCCTGGAACGGGGCCAAGGCCGGCCTGCGGCCCATGGACCGGATCCTCGACGTCGATCGGATGCCGCCGGCTTCCAGCCGGGCGCTCTACGACCGTGTCGTGGCCGAGCCCGTCGGGACCCCCCTGACCTATCGGGTCGAGCGCCACACCTGGGACGGCCGCGAGCAGATCCTCACCAGGACCGTCGCCACCCAGCGCTTCAGCCTGCTGGACTGGTGCGCCATCTTCCTGGGCAACTGGGTGGCAGCGATCGCCTATCTCGTCGTGGGCGTCGTCGTCTCCATCCTGAAGCCAGGGAGTCCCGTGGCCCGCGCGCACCTGGCCCTCTGCCTCAGCGGCAGCTTCCACTTCCTGACCCTGTTCGACTCGAGCGCCACCCACGTCTGGCCCAGCCACGTGCCGAGCCTCGTCGCGCTCGGGGTGTTCGGCGCGTGCGGCTTGAACCTGGCCTTGCTGTTCCCGCGCCAGCTGGAGGTGCCGTTGCCCCGGGCCCGGGCGCTCATCCTGCTCTCGGGCGTCCTGGTGGCGGCCTACGGCATCCTGTTCTACCCCAGCGCGCCCCACGCGCAATGGAGCTACCTCTTGCCGTGCGCCTACGCGGGGCTGGGCGGCGTCGCCCTGTTCGTCAACACCACCTGGACGCTGCTGAGCCGCGGCAGCTCGAGCCTGGCGAGGGCGCAGGCCAGGACCCTGGTGTGGGGGGCGTTGCTCGCCATCCTACCCGCCGTGGGCCTTGTCGTCGCCCTGCTCGCGGGCAGCAACGGGGTGCTGTTGAACCTCGGCGCCGTGTCGTGCGCCATGCTGCCGCTTGCGATCGGGGTTGCGATCGTGCGCCACGGCCTGTTCGAGATCGATCTCCTGCTCAGGCCCGCCCTCACCTACGCGCTGATCAGCCTCTTGCTGCTCACGCTCTACTCCTCCGTGCTGGCCCTGCTCGGGGCCCTGATCGGCGAGCGATCGCCTTTCGCCAACATCGCGACCACCGCGATCGTCGCACTGGCCTTCGCCCCGCTGCGCGACCAGACCAAGGCCTGGCTCGACCACACCTTCTTCCGGACGGCCTACGACGCCGAGGCCGTCCGCGCGGAGTTCACGCGGTGCGCGCAGGAGACCCTGACCATCGCGGAGCTCGTGCAGGCGTTCTTCCGCATCCTGGACGAGGCCCTCCACCTCACGTACGGCGCCGCCTTCCGGCAGGTCCCCGAGGCCCCCTTCTGGCGCCTGGAAGGCGCTCTCGGGGCCCTGCCCGGCGAGGCGCCCTCCCCCTTGCCGTTCGACTTTCCCGATGCCGAGACCTTCAGGATCTCGCTCCACGACGAGGTGCTGGGCCTCTTCGTGCTCGGGCCCAGGCGCTCGGGGATCCCCTTCTCCAAGGGCGATCGCGCCCTCATCACCGACCTGGCCCACACCCTGGCCCTGCGGATGGGCCTCTTCGACGCCCTGCGCAAGGAGCAGCACCAGGCCCATCAGATCGAGGCGCTCGAGGCATCCAAGGCGATGCAGGAGCAGTTCCTCAACCTGGTGAGCCACGAGCTGAGGACGCCGGTCAGCGTCATCATGGGGGCGCTCAGCTGCATGAGGCTGGAAGGGCGCTCCGCGGACGATCCCGCTCTCGAGACCTACTTCGGCCGGATCTACCGCAACGCCGAACAGCTCTCCCTGCTGATCAGCGACCTCTTGAACGCGGGGCAGTTGCAAACCGGCCACTTCGCGCTCCACCGGCGCCCCCATGCTTTCCGGGAGCTGGTCGAGAGGGCGATCGAGGACCTCGCCCCGCTGGTCGCGCAGAAGCGCCAGCGCCTCGAGAATCTCGTGCCCGACGGCTGGCCCGACATGGAGGGCGATCCCCAGCGCCTCGGGCAGGTCATTCGCAACCTCCTCGTCAACGCCATCAATCACACGGGCCCGCAGACCTCCATCCGGGTCACGGCCGAGAGAACCCCGGCTCAGATCCGGTGCGAGGTGCTGGACACGGGCCCGGGCATCCCCGAGGAAGAGCAGCCGAAGCTCTTTGGGCGCTTCGTGCGGCTGGAACAGGCGGGAGGACGCGGCGTCGGTCTCGGCCTCTTCATCGCCAAGGCCATCGTCGAGGCCCACGGCGGCGAGATCGGGGTCAGGAGCGAGCCCGGGCGCGGCAGCGCCTTCTGGTTCACCCTCCCGCTCGGGATGGATCGAGCGCTCGCGGCCGCGGGCGATCCGGCATCGGATAAAGCGCTCAAGTAGCCCTGTTCAAGCGAACATGCGGCGGATTAGTAGCGCCGAAGCGAAGGGTATACGCCGCTGGTGAGCAGTAGGGCCCCTGATCGTCGAACCATGCAGGTTCCGGGGGATATCCGTTCACGATGAGGTGATGATGCTCGATTCGAAGAAAGAACGCGTGGCCCTTGCGGGGATTGGCATCCTCGGCGCCGCGGCCTTCGCCATGATCGCGGGCTCGCGCGGCGAACCGGTGAGCGCCATTTGGCTCATCGTCGCCGCCGTCTGCTCGTACGTGCTCGGCTACCGGGTGTACTCCCGGTTTCTGGGCCAGCGGGCCTTCGGGCTGGACGATCAGCGGCGGACGCCGGCCCACAAGCTGGAGAACGGACGGGATTTCGTCCCCACCAATCGCTGGGTCCTTTTCGGCCACCACTTCGCGGCGATCGCGGGCGCCGGCCCCCTCGTGGGCCCCATCCTCGCCGCCCAGTTCGGCTACTTGCCGGGCACCATCTGGATCCTGGTGGGAGCCGTGATGGGGGGCGCGGTGCAGGACTTCATCGTCCTCTTCGGCTCCATGCGGCGCAACGGGAAATCCCTCGGCCAGATGGTCAAGGAGGAGATGGGTCCCTGGGCGGGTTTCACGGCGCTGATCGCGGTGCTGATGATCATGGTCATCATCCTGGCGGTGCTCGCCCTGGTGGTCGTCAAGGCGCTCGCCGAGAGCCCCTGGGGCACCTTCACCATCGCGATGACCATCCCCATCGCCCTTCTGATCGGGTGGTACATGCG
The sequence above is drawn from the Pantanalinema sp. genome and encodes:
- a CDS encoding ATP-binding protein — its product is MNALQPDGRLRTALRSIGVLPAALSFALACYAVLMLVAAIPWIDRPFPGFTVLRGEKIDLQLPDAWNGAKAGLRPMDRILDVDRMPPASSRALYDRVVAEPVGTPLTYRVERHTWDGREQILTRTVATQRFSLLDWCAIFLGNWVAAIAYLVVGVVVSILKPGSPVARAHLALCLSGSFHFLTLFDSSATHVWPSHVPSLVALGVFGACGLNLALLFPRQLEVPLPRARALILLSGVLVAAYGILFYPSAPHAQWSYLLPCAYAGLGGVALFVNTTWTLLSRGSSSLARAQARTLVWGALLAILPAVGLVVALLAGSNGVLLNLGAVSCAMLPLAIGVAIVRHGLFEIDLLLRPALTYALISLLLLTLYSSVLALLGALIGERSPFANIATTAIVALAFAPLRDQTKAWLDHTFFRTAYDAEAVRAEFTRCAQETLTIAELVQAFFRILDEALHLTYGAAFRQVPEAPFWRLEGALGALPGEAPSPLPFDFPDAETFRISLHDEVLGLFVLGPRRSGIPFSKGDRALITDLAHTLALRMGLFDALRKEQHQAHQIEALEASKAMQEQFLNLVSHELRTPVSVIMGALSCMRLEGRSADDPALETYFGRIYRNAEQLSLLISDLLNAGQLQTGHFALHRRPHAFRELVERAIEDLAPLVAQKRQRLENLVPDGWPDMEGDPQRLGQVIRNLLVNAINHTGPQTSIRVTAERTPAQIRCEVLDTGPGIPEEEQPKLFGRFVRLEQAGGRGVGLGLFIAKAIVEAHGGEIGVRSEPGRGSAFWFTLPLGMDRALAAAGDPASDKALK
- a CDS encoding DNA-binding response regulator, yielding MEDDEDLRLTMRDWLALRGYAVSAAQDGLEALEIASQQAFDVVVTDLKMPRCDGLHLLSALKARDPIVQVIFLTGEASMGDAIEALREGRSFDFLQKPLHDFHQLDEVIERALAHRAQQQPRRELVAPALSPCVPPPVAEAIADEPALVMAFHFMEAHFRESIGLREVAAATGYSPSYLTNLMRLKTGKTVQQWILSHKMDEAQRLLTTSRWSAQRIATELGYTDPNYFHRQFRQAFGTSPQNWRTEGATPDHA